In one Acidimicrobiales bacterium genomic region, the following are encoded:
- a CDS encoding acyl-CoA thioesterase domain-containing protein, producing the protein MKRHVWGDASDLIDVLNVRPDGDGRFVSVTRGSEERSVAEGSQMLGQAIVAAGRRFEGRRPVSAHMVFFRVADDTEPLSFSMADLSAGRTFAAVRADVAQAGRMCASGTVLMDASTADLVRHEVEAPDVPRPDECEPFDMAVTGRYVRVADGAYDGDPDAPTGPPVIDAWVRFDEVPDDPCMHAGLLAQFTGHMSIAAALRPHAGLGQDQAHRTLSTGINAIGISFHADVRADRWMLYHHVSTFAGDGMTHSECRVHDEEGRLLASFNVDAMVRRFGSVPNGIPEKALL; encoded by the coding sequence GTGAAACGGCACGTGTGGGGTGATGCGTCCGATCTCATAGACGTGCTGAACGTCCGTCCCGACGGCGACGGTCGCTTCGTCAGCGTCACCAGAGGCAGCGAGGAGCGATCGGTGGCCGAGGGGAGCCAGATGCTCGGCCAAGCCATAGTCGCGGCCGGCCGCCGCTTCGAAGGTCGTCGCCCGGTCTCGGCGCACATGGTCTTCTTTCGGGTCGCCGACGACACCGAACCGCTTTCCTTCAGCATGGCCGATTTGAGCGCCGGAAGAACCTTTGCCGCGGTGAGGGCAGACGTGGCCCAGGCCGGCAGGATGTGCGCCAGCGGAACAGTGCTGATGGACGCGAGTACCGCTGACCTCGTGCGCCACGAGGTCGAGGCACCGGATGTCCCACGCCCGGACGAGTGTGAACCGTTCGACATGGCGGTCACCGGCAGGTACGTGCGCGTGGCAGACGGGGCATACGACGGCGACCCCGACGCACCAACCGGCCCGCCAGTGATCGACGCGTGGGTCAGGTTCGATGAAGTCCCGGACGACCCGTGCATGCACGCCGGCCTTCTGGCTCAGTTCACCGGCCACATGTCGATCGCCGCCGCCCTCCGGCCGCACGCCGGGCTCGGCCAGGATCAGGCACACAGAACTCTGTCAACGGGGATCAACGCGATAGGCATCTCGTTCCATGCCGATGTCCGCGCTGACCGTTGGATGCTCTACCACCACGTCTCGACCTTTGCCGGGGACGGCATGACCCACTCGGAATGCCGGGTCCATGACGAGGAGGGTCGCCTGCTCGCCTCCTTCAACGTCGACGCCATGGTGCGCCGGTTCGGCAGCGTCCCGAACGGCATCCCTGAGAAGGCACTCCTGTGA
- a CDS encoding SDR family oxidoreductase, with amino-acid sequence MTLFDAFRYSGKRALVVGGATGMGAAVAELALDAGAEVVVMDIADSSLDGAKFIRVNLADAASIDAAVDECGGPVDALFSCAGVADGTPGIEKINFIGHRHLIDRLLATDAMPKGSAIGFISSAAGLGWEASLAELNDYLDTPDFESATKWIETNGHADYMWSKQAICAYVARQAYPFLKRGIRINAICPGPTDTPLAQANKELWLGFGADYRGDIGIGASTPVQQAYPLVFLCSDAAVALNGITLISDAGYISSGITGSYPAATDIARFLTGKM; translated from the coding sequence ATGACACTGTTCGATGCGTTCCGGTACAGCGGCAAGCGCGCGCTCGTCGTCGGGGGAGCCACCGGCATGGGGGCTGCAGTAGCGGAGCTCGCACTTGACGCCGGAGCCGAGGTCGTGGTGATGGACATCGCCGACAGCTCGCTCGACGGCGCCAAGTTCATTCGCGTGAACCTGGCCGATGCGGCCTCGATCGACGCTGCAGTCGACGAGTGCGGAGGGCCCGTGGACGCGCTCTTTTCGTGCGCGGGCGTTGCCGACGGCACCCCCGGGATCGAGAAGATCAACTTCATAGGCCACCGTCACCTGATCGATCGGCTCCTGGCAACCGACGCGATGCCGAAGGGATCGGCGATCGGGTTCATCTCCTCGGCGGCGGGCCTCGGATGGGAAGCAAGCCTCGCCGAGTTGAACGATTACCTGGACACGCCCGATTTTGAGTCGGCGACGAAATGGATCGAAACCAACGGGCATGCCGATTACATGTGGAGCAAGCAGGCCATCTGCGCCTACGTCGCCCGTCAGGCCTACCCGTTCTTGAAGCGAGGAATCCGGATCAACGCGATCTGCCCCGGACCGACGGACACCCCTCTGGCCCAGGCGAACAAGGAGCTGTGGCTCGGCTTTGGCGCGGACTACCGCGGCGATATCGGGATCGGAGCTTCGACCCCGGTGCAGCAGGCCTATCCGTTGGTCTTCCTGTGCAGCGATGCTGCGGTCGCCCTCAACGGGATAACCCTGATAAGCGACGCCGGGTACATAAGCTCAGGCATCACCGGGTCCTACCCGGCTGCGACCGACATCGCCCGATTCCTGACCGGGAAGATGTAA
- a CDS encoding TetR/AcrR family transcriptional regulator gives MSNSEPIGTDKPNGPRSRKGANTRARLVAAAKEVFEESGFLNARVSDIAEHAGLSHGSFYHYFESKDEVFREVAESVENQLSAPLGDVILDPSSGASPQERIREAVRRHMESYRDEARIMGVIEQVYRYDDQIKAARIERHNHYNRQVVRAIAQLQRRGLADPDLDPVIAASVMGAMTSRFPELWFVEGRIDSDFDEGVDQLTRMLINALGLKQEPSKLRVRRAKAAVGP, from the coding sequence TTGTCGAATTCTGAGCCAATCGGCACCGACAAGCCGAACGGACCTCGCTCGCGCAAGGGCGCCAATACGAGGGCTCGCCTGGTCGCGGCTGCCAAGGAGGTGTTTGAGGAAAGCGGATTCTTGAACGCTCGCGTCTCTGACATTGCCGAACACGCCGGGCTGTCCCACGGCTCCTTCTACCACTACTTCGAGTCGAAAGACGAGGTGTTCCGGGAGGTCGCCGAATCGGTGGAGAATCAGCTCAGCGCTCCTTTGGGCGACGTCATCCTCGACCCAAGCTCTGGCGCGTCTCCACAGGAGCGGATACGAGAGGCAGTCCGTCGCCACATGGAGAGCTACCGCGACGAAGCCCGGATCATGGGAGTCATCGAGCAGGTTTACCGCTACGACGATCAGATAAAGGCCGCCCGCATCGAACGCCACAACCACTACAACCGCCAGGTCGTGCGCGCAATCGCCCAGCTTCAGAGACGAGGGCTGGCGGATCCCGACCTCGATCCGGTCATCGCCGCGTCGGTCATGGGAGCCATGACAAGCCGCTTCCCGGAGCTGTGGTTCGTCGAAGGCCGCATCGACAGCGATTTCGACGAGGGCGTCGACCAGCTGACCCGGATGCTGATAAACGCGCTTGGGCTGAAGCAGGAACCATCGAAGCTGCGCGTGCGTCGGGCGAAGGCAGCTGTAGGTCCGTAG